The following proteins are co-located in the Dyadobacter chenwenxiniae genome:
- a CDS encoding SGNH/GDSL hydrolase family protein yields the protein MNNQPRKVADLTAFIENPFPIIMQFLKPSIIVAPVVVELWSNKAIFVVVPSSAVGANISFTLTVAWLRVIENAQIYVKFAGETKFSFPIKTTLDGAVSSESTFVITAPSIGTVRVSSFSDEATAAKALEAIQAAEEARGYRDEAKDLVASAGTGIEQKGMYNWATNTPTLSADATIGQTDPEKYQIYDIPATGVGLAQFSGKNFTAGDTMGEGKLKQDPSGQWFFIAESSSLLAKLDAQFSLNSSLVGPSVVSTYTTNSTSGSTTRILGQNKAGLLETITVWITRGGILEVKIFRKNPDTSYNLINTFYLLTKTGQNNFSLANGDFPEVILLDTDYLGWHHAYVNSSNNTAFVGFKNEGPPTYFIAGNAAGTNLDAAEALTTSFGFNYTVSVGVTAARQTQSNAKITANATSSLSAEESSRAYLQESPDVVSGVTDSLSTYTLTPSEDVTRIYYTPLTAGYIKAVQLWATRAGDITFFIFSKNANGTFNIVTSFEVTAVLGLNTIAPADTVTVKKGEYWGWYVNNPGGQIGYKATAGTIYPFLAGLPSGSNILFNANSANLFAVNITVGTGALTDKVNDALSRLDVVEEDISLKRTGAPVGLIKKYSLLVATKPSDWVEAGAWSWTTSGLQSPGSGSWGTYAYWNKPSSLDEDAVCIRVQAVNASSVFAIVRKSQLVVGTSILEADLGAGKIKLYPQIANIGDTPGTSVAEIDIPFARVANREYLLTLRKDREIFYGKLVDTVTQESVQLVYNSIGGTSCGECVDAPGIIFRSGSIIIKDLAHTTAMPYNPYMTIVTDSIGDGDTIRNEPSGGYMNRWAGIVSARIKDNMFLSARGGDTTALSAAKLTDILAMIGEIKIFIYAIGVNDSNLTTWQNGKNAARAAVLAHSPKAEFIVITLPPRDDRAAYDTQVTNAVLAGPDRYLDFAKWMTTNGDRVTRENTLFLPDEIHPNVAGHAKLGSGVINELGL from the coding sequence ATGAACAATCAGCCACGCAAGGTAGCAGACCTGACCGCCTTTATCGAAAACCCTTTTCCGATCATAATGCAATTTTTGAAGCCGTCCATTATCGTGGCACCGGTGGTTGTGGAACTATGGAGCAACAAGGCAATTTTTGTTGTCGTGCCGTCTTCGGCGGTCGGGGCTAATATCTCCTTTACGCTAACCGTTGCGTGGCTCAGGGTAATTGAAAATGCACAGATTTACGTCAAGTTTGCGGGCGAAACTAAATTCTCCTTTCCGATCAAAACAACTTTGGACGGAGCTGTTTCATCTGAGAGCACCTTTGTAATAACTGCGCCATCAATCGGCACCGTGCGGGTTAGCTCTTTCAGCGATGAGGCCACAGCCGCAAAAGCACTGGAAGCTATCCAGGCGGCGGAAGAAGCGAGAGGTTACCGCGATGAAGCCAAGGATCTTGTTGCATCCGCCGGAACAGGTATCGAGCAGAAGGGCATGTACAATTGGGCAACCAATACGCCTACATTATCGGCAGACGCAACTATTGGCCAAACAGACCCAGAGAAATACCAAATCTATGACATACCGGCAACGGGTGTTGGACTGGCTCAATTCTCTGGCAAGAATTTCACCGCCGGGGATACGATGGGTGAGGGAAAATTAAAGCAAGATCCGAGCGGGCAGTGGTTTTTTATTGCAGAAAGCAGCTCATTACTGGCTAAACTGGACGCTCAGTTTTCGCTAAACTCGTCATTGGTAGGGCCTTCTGTTGTAAGTACTTACACAACCAATAGCACATCGGGCTCAACCACCAGGATATTAGGCCAAAATAAAGCCGGGCTACTTGAAACAATAACCGTTTGGATTACCAGGGGCGGCATTCTGGAAGTGAAGATATTCCGCAAAAACCCTGATACGAGCTATAATTTGATCAATACCTTTTACCTGCTTACCAAAACAGGGCAGAATAATTTCAGCCTTGCCAATGGTGATTTTCCTGAGGTTATCCTACTTGATACCGATTACCTTGGCTGGCATCATGCTTATGTCAACTCATCGAACAACACAGCTTTCGTAGGCTTTAAAAATGAGGGGCCACCAACCTATTTTATAGCGGGTAATGCGGCGGGTACAAACCTTGATGCAGCGGAGGCTCTAACTACAAGTTTCGGTTTTAACTATACCGTATCAGTTGGGGTAACCGCTGCACGTCAGACACAAAGCAACGCTAAAATAACGGCAAACGCGACATCAAGCCTTTCGGCGGAAGAATCAAGCCGCGCTTATTTACAAGAAAGCCCGGATGTAGTTTCTGGCGTAACGGATTCATTAAGCACTTACACATTAACTCCCTCTGAGGATGTTACCAGAATTTATTACACACCGCTAACAGCGGGTTACATTAAAGCAGTTCAGTTGTGGGCCACACGGGCGGGCGATATTACATTCTTCATTTTTAGCAAGAACGCAAACGGCACGTTCAATATCGTTACCAGCTTTGAAGTTACGGCAGTGCTAGGGCTAAATACTATTGCGCCGGCCGATACTGTTACCGTTAAAAAAGGGGAATATTGGGGGTGGTATGTAAATAATCCAGGCGGACAAATCGGATACAAGGCTACGGCCGGAACAATTTACCCGTTCCTTGCAGGCCTTCCGTCGGGCAGCAATATTCTTTTCAACGCCAATTCGGCAAACCTATTTGCTGTCAATATTACGGTAGGAACCGGGGCATTAACCGATAAGGTGAATGATGCGCTTTCCCGTTTGGATGTTGTTGAGGAAGATATAAGCCTGAAGCGCACAGGAGCGCCGGTTGGGCTTATAAAAAAGTACTCCCTTTTGGTAGCCACAAAACCTTCTGATTGGGTTGAGGCGGGGGCGTGGTCGTGGACTACTTCGGGGCTTCAATCTCCCGGTTCGGGTAGTTGGGGTACTTATGCTTACTGGAATAAGCCTTCCAGCTTAGACGAAGATGCAGTTTGCATACGTGTTCAGGCGGTCAATGCGTCATCTGTATTTGCAATTGTCCGCAAAAGTCAATTGGTGGTAGGGACTTCTATCTTGGAAGCGGATTTGGGAGCCGGGAAAATTAAACTGTACCCGCAAATAGCAAACATCGGAGACACGCCTGGAACATCTGTTGCAGAAATAGACATTCCTTTCGCCCGTGTTGCAAACCGGGAGTACCTGCTTACCCTTCGTAAAGACCGGGAGATATTCTACGGTAAGCTGGTGGATACAGTAACACAGGAATCGGTTCAGCTAGTTTATAATTCAATTGGCGGGACTTCATGCGGGGAGTGCGTAGATGCGCCCGGGATTATATTCAGATCAGGTTCAATCATAATCAAAGACCTGGCCCACACAACAGCTATGCCTTACAATCCCTATATGACCATTGTTACGGATAGTATTGGCGATGGCGACACAATCCGTAATGAACCAAGCGGCGGGTATATGAACCGCTGGGCCGGAATAGTTTCCGCGCGCATTAAAGACAATATGTTTTTATCTGCAAGGGGCGGGGATACTACTGCTTTATCAGCGGCAAAGCTTACTGACATCCTGGCTATGATTGGCGAGATCAAAATATTCATTTATGCCATCGGTGTAAATGACTCAAATTTAACAACCTGGCAGAATGGAAAGAATGCAGCACGGGCAGCCGTATTGGCACATAGCCCGAAGGCCGAATTCATCGTGATCACACTACCGCCCAGGGATGATAGGGCGGCTTACGATACACAAGTAACGAATGCGGTGTTGGCTGGGCCAGATAGGTATCTGGACTTTGCTAAATGGATGACAACTAATGGTGATAGGGTGACCAGAGAAAACACTTTATTCCTGCCTGACGAAATCCACCCAAACGTTGCCGGACATGCAAAATTAGGAAGTGGAGTAATTAACGAATTAGGATTATAA